A DNA window from Flavisolibacter ginsenosidimutans contains the following coding sequences:
- a CDS encoding capsule assembly Wzi family protein, translating into MKNTRRSFFASLLIFFSIAGVAQTLPAGTPFLEESWRRAQVEGKADSNVSFTVRPLTAGATLPYDSLYQTPTSVFFQRGKTLVRLLPLSLTQQFNSHHPYGWNDGSMIPAAGYQAQFSVGLFARFGPFSVQLRPEFVYAQNASFATFPSQHNDSIWRSYYYTVLNKIDAPERFGNGTYTKLFAGQSSIRLNVKKLSLGLSTENLWWGPGIRNSLLMTNNAPGFPHVTVNTTAPLLSPIGSFEGQLISGFLKSSGILPPDTSRTFNGQKLYTEKPQGDRYANGMILTWQPKWTKGLFLGFSRMFYLYRADVQHSFNGYLPVIGHLFKGSGNVAETEDARKRDQIISFFFRLLLPKEFAEVYGEFGRNDHSEDSRDLAMEPEHSRAYVIGFRKLFATGKKGAKLELMAEQTNLQIPSTIMLRAQESWYAHYQVRDGYTNLGQVVGAGIGPGGNSQTIGLSWVKDLNKTGLLLERIIHNNDFYYDAFVPTRNNLQHWVDLSIGASKSWQKKNFLYKAGLTWTRSLNYEWQYREDRSNLQARLSVLYRF; encoded by the coding sequence ATGAAAAACACCCGCCGTTCTTTCTTTGCTTCACTGCTTATATTTTTCAGCATTGCAGGCGTTGCACAAACGCTTCCAGCAGGAACACCTTTTCTCGAAGAAAGTTGGCGCAGGGCCCAAGTTGAAGGCAAAGCTGACAGCAACGTTTCGTTTACCGTGCGACCTTTGACGGCTGGCGCAACATTGCCGTATGATTCGCTTTACCAAACGCCGACTTCTGTTTTTTTTCAACGCGGAAAAACACTCGTTCGGTTGCTTCCGCTTTCCCTTACGCAACAATTCAATTCACATCATCCTTACGGCTGGAACGACGGCTCGATGATTCCTGCCGCCGGCTACCAGGCGCAATTCTCCGTAGGGCTCTTTGCCCGTTTTGGGCCGTTCAGTGTTCAACTTCGCCCGGAATTCGTTTACGCACAAAACGCATCCTTCGCTACGTTTCCGTCACAGCACAACGACAGCATCTGGCGCAGCTATTACTACACCGTATTAAACAAGATTGATGCGCCGGAACGCTTTGGCAACGGCACCTACACAAAGTTGTTTGCGGGACAATCGAGCATCCGGCTCAACGTTAAAAAACTTTCACTTGGACTCAGTACCGAAAACCTGTGGTGGGGACCGGGCATTAGAAATTCTTTGCTGATGACCAACAACGCACCGGGCTTTCCGCACGTCACGGTCAACACCACGGCCCCGCTGCTTTCGCCCATCGGTTCGTTTGAAGGGCAATTGATCAGCGGCTTTTTAAAATCATCGGGCATACTACCGCCCGACACAAGCCGAACGTTTAACGGTCAAAAGCTTTACACCGAAAAGCCGCAGGGCGACCGGTATGCAAACGGCATGATTCTTACTTGGCAACCCAAGTGGACCAAAGGTTTGTTCCTTGGTTTTTCGCGGATGTTTTATTTGTACCGCGCCGATGTGCAACACTCGTTCAATGGCTACCTGCCCGTCATTGGCCATTTGTTTAAAGGCAGCGGCAACGTTGCTGAAACCGAAGACGCACGCAAACGCGACCAGATCATTTCTTTTTTCTTCCGGCTTTTGCTGCCAAAAGAGTTTGCGGAAGTGTACGGCGAATTTGGCCGCAACGACCACTCCGAAGATTCGCGTGACCTGGCGATGGAACCCGAGCATTCACGGGCTTATGTAATTGGCTTTCGAAAGCTGTTTGCAACCGGAAAGAAAGGTGCAAAGCTTGAACTGATGGCCGAGCAAACCAACCTGCAAATTCCTTCCACCATTATGTTGCGGGCACAGGAAAGTTGGTATGCGCATTACCAGGTTCGCGATGGCTATACCAATCTTGGCCAGGTTGTTGGCGCGGGCATTGGGCCGGGAGGCAACAGTCAAACCATTGGTTTGAGTTGGGTGAAAGATTTAAACAAGACCGGGCTTTTACTGGAAAGAATTATTCACAACAATGATTTTTATTACGATGCCTTCGTGCCTACACGCAACAACCTGCAGCACTGGGTTGATCTTTCAATAGGAGCAAGCAAAAGCTGGCAAAAGAAAAATTTCCTGTACAAAGCAGGCCTTACCTGGACAAGATCATTGAACTATGAGTGGCAGTACCGCGAAGACCGGAGCAATTTGCAAGCACGCCTTTCCGTGCTGTACCGGTTTTAA
- a CDS encoding undecaprenyl-phosphate glucose phosphotransferase, whose product MFLDLLMIGTIILGVENYFVYPPRLSFLSTFSLALLGNLVTWLLCARSFGLYNDLRLKPFSVEWIMFLKAFGLYALITSFVAFQVFKSYPYNQHQYLLQCVLLFLLLPVQKVLLRVLFKKFRNSPNVKRKVLIVGAGQTGLNFYRDYVQNLHYGYQLAGFVDDQKHPSLNGHYLGKTSELKHVISRHDLDDIVVTLPITRESEINEIVTLAEREGKRVRIIPNFEHFGSGRMQVDRMGNLSMITLRPLPLDSLDNKIYKRIFDIVFSLLVVVCVFSWLFPIIALLIKLTSKGPVFFKQERWGLNNKTIVCWKFRTMKACSCKDVDEAGKYKQASKNDPRITRIGGFLRKTSLDEMPQFINVLFGSMSVIGPRPHPVPLNLESKDAVEKYMMRLWMKPGISGWAQVNGYRGETKDLFLMKKRVRYDLWYIENWTFWLDLQIIVQTLVNAVKGEENAY is encoded by the coding sequence ATGTTCCTTGACCTGCTGATGATCGGTACAATCATCCTTGGCGTCGAAAACTATTTCGTTTATCCGCCGCGGCTCTCATTTTTGTCTACTTTTTCATTGGCTCTGCTGGGCAATCTCGTTACCTGGCTTTTGTGCGCCCGGTCTTTTGGTCTTTACAACGACTTGCGGCTGAAACCTTTTTCCGTCGAGTGGATCATGTTCCTGAAAGCCTTTGGCCTTTATGCGCTTATCACGTCGTTTGTTGCCTTCCAGGTATTTAAAAGCTACCCGTACAACCAGCATCAGTATTTGCTGCAGTGTGTCTTGCTTTTTCTGCTGCTTCCGGTACAAAAAGTTTTGCTGCGGGTACTCTTTAAAAAATTTCGCAACAGCCCAAACGTAAAACGCAAAGTATTGATTGTTGGTGCCGGTCAAACGGGACTAAATTTTTACCGCGACTACGTGCAAAACCTTCACTACGGCTACCAACTTGCAGGTTTTGTTGACGACCAGAAACACCCTTCACTTAACGGTCATTACCTGGGCAAAACTTCAGAACTGAAACACGTTATCTCCCGCCACGACCTGGATGACATTGTGGTAACGTTGCCCATCACCCGCGAAAGCGAAATCAACGAAATTGTAACCCTTGCCGAACGCGAAGGGAAACGGGTGCGCATTATTCCGAACTTTGAACATTTTGGCAGTGGCCGCATGCAGGTTGACCGCATGGGCAACCTCTCCATGATCACGCTTCGACCGCTGCCGCTCGATTCGCTTGATAACAAAATTTACAAACGCATTTTCGATATTGTTTTCTCTTTACTTGTTGTGGTTTGCGTGTTTAGCTGGCTGTTTCCAATTATTGCTTTACTCATTAAGCTGACCTCGAAAGGACCGGTCTTCTTCAAGCAGGAACGCTGGGGACTAAATAACAAAACCATTGTTTGCTGGAAGTTTCGGACCATGAAAGCCTGCTCCTGTAAAGATGTAGACGAAGCCGGCAAATACAAACAAGCCAGCAAAAATGATCCGCGCATTACACGCATTGGAGGCTTTTTGCGAAAAACCAGCCTCGATGAAATGCCACAGTTCATTAACGTGCTGTTTGGCTCCATGTCGGTGATTGGTCCGCGGCCACATCCCGTTCCGCTCAACCTTGAATCGAAGGACGCGGTAGAAAAGTACATGATGCGCCTGTGGATGAAACCCGGTATCTCAGGCTGGGCGCAAGTAAACGGTTATCGCGGCGAAACAAAAGATCTTTTTCTTATGAAGAAAAGGGTGCGCTACGATCTTTGGTACATTGAAAACTGGACCTTCTGGCTCGATTTGCAAATCATTGTGCAGACGCTGGTAAACGCCGTGAAAGGAGAAGAAAACGCCTATTAA
- a CDS encoding glycosyltransferase family 2 protein has translation MVAISFITVTMNNRHTVKPLFDSFFETAGDALPYEYFVVDNCSTDGTAEFIKANYPGIKLVETGRIQGFAANNNVAIEQCSGRVIALINPDIVFLPNAVNNVLTYLQNHADVGMVGPLLLNADGSLQNSARRFLNPKLACLRLLTLGKDSVRIKPIQHYLTSYNPAVESQYVDWVIGAAMFVRREALESVGPLDTNYFLYIEDQDWCFQMWKKKWKIVYHTSSRLIHDHQRSSARKLSKKSLWHVQSILYFLRKNYLARA, from the coding sequence ATGGTTGCAATATCCTTCATTACCGTTACCATGAACAACCGGCATACCGTAAAGCCTTTGTTCGATTCATTTTTCGAAACCGCTGGCGATGCCCTTCCTTATGAATATTTTGTTGTGGACAATTGCTCCACCGACGGAACGGCCGAATTTATCAAGGCAAATTATCCAGGAATCAAGTTGGTTGAAACGGGGCGGATTCAGGGTTTTGCGGCAAACAACAACGTTGCCATTGAGCAATGCAGCGGTCGGGTTATTGCCCTTATCAATCCGGACATTGTCTTTTTACCCAACGCGGTAAACAACGTTTTAACTTATTTGCAAAACCATGCCGACGTTGGAATGGTGGGGCCTTTGTTGTTGAATGCAGACGGCTCTTTGCAGAACTCTGCCCGCCGTTTTTTAAATCCCAAATTGGCTTGCCTACGTTTGTTGACCTTGGGAAAAGACTCGGTGCGAATAAAGCCCATACAACATTATCTCACTTCGTATAATCCTGCCGTCGAAAGCCAGTATGTCGATTGGGTGATCGGCGCAGCCATGTTCGTCAGGCGCGAAGCACTTGAAAGCGTGGGCCCGCTTGATACCAACTACTTTCTTTACATAGAAGACCAGGATTGGTGCTTTCAAATGTGGAAGAAGAAATGGAAGATTGTCTACCATACTTCATCGCGTCTTATTCACGACCATCAGCGTTCCAGCGCAAGAAAACTTAGCAAGAAATCTTTGTGGCATGTGCAAAGCATTCTTTATTTTCTTCGAAAAAATTACTTAGCCAGGGCTTAA
- a CDS encoding glycosyltransferase family 4 protein: MKLAFILSRCTNLGPFIVARDLVRHLLPKVTAIDVFYLRESGEKLLFAVEPQKIRFNEKINFNAYDLVHSHGFVADAYVYFHTRHKGVKTVTTLHQRIAPDYAMKYNAAVGYLFERFWCSMIQSSSAVVTLTGLLADYYKKRLRRNDISFIYNGIEHPRPSGKLDPGDEKKIKILKDRYKLIGISARLIHLKGIDQVIKALSVTNEFALVVVGDGIKKEELMAEAKSLTVDDRCLFVGYQKNAVDYFPFFDLYAMSSRSEGFGLCVVEAAANKIPVVCSDLPVYRELFQNGEVVRYELEDISSLAQALRQAIANQKSLSEKIYQTYTHQFTAEQMACRYLAVYQKILNQ, encoded by the coding sequence ATGAAGCTGGCATTCATTTTAAGCCGCTGCACGAATTTGGGGCCGTTTATTGTTGCCCGCGACCTGGTAAGACACCTTCTGCCCAAAGTGACGGCCATTGATGTTTTTTATCTGCGCGAAAGCGGTGAGAAATTACTTTTTGCGGTTGAACCCCAAAAAATCCGTTTCAACGAAAAAATCAACTTTAATGCTTATGATCTTGTGCACTCCCACGGTTTTGTTGCCGATGCTTACGTTTATTTTCACACCCGCCACAAAGGCGTTAAAACCGTAACTACGTTACACCAGCGTATTGCGCCAGATTACGCCATGAAGTATAACGCGGCAGTGGGGTATCTGTTTGAACGGTTTTGGTGCTCAATGATACAGTCTTCTTCGGCAGTGGTCACGCTTACCGGTCTACTGGCCGACTACTACAAGAAAAGATTGAGACGAAACGACATCAGCTTTATTTATAACGGCATCGAACATCCTCGGCCCTCCGGAAAATTGGACCCCGGTGACGAAAAAAAAATAAAAATCTTAAAAGACCGGTACAAGCTAATCGGAATTTCTGCCCGGCTGATCCATTTAAAAGGCATTGACCAGGTAATAAAAGCTTTATCCGTCACAAACGAATTCGCTCTGGTGGTGGTTGGTGACGGGATAAAAAAAGAGGAGTTGATGGCTGAAGCAAAGTCTTTGACGGTTGACGACCGCTGTCTGTTTGTTGGATACCAAAAAAACGCAGTAGACTATTTTCCGTTTTTTGATCTTTACGCTATGTCTTCCAGGTCGGAAGGCTTTGGGCTTTGCGTGGTGGAAGCAGCCGCCAACAAAATTCCCGTTGTTTGTTCAGACCTTCCGGTTTACCGTGAGTTGTTTCAAAACGGGGAAGTCGTTCGTTATGAATTGGAAGATATTTCTTCGCTTGCGCAAGCCTTACGGCAAGCAATAGCAAACCAAAAGTCTCTTTCAGAGAAAATTTATCAAACCTACACTCATCAATTCACAGCCGAACAAATGGCCTGCCGCTACTTGGCCGTGTACCAAAAAATTTTGAATCAATAA